atgtaataaatgaatttaatcatCTTTGTAGGCACAATTTATTCAAGAAACTACTTCAAATTTGTGAATGTGTATGTGGTCCAGAGATTGTACGAACTCGTTCTATTTTTCATAAcggaattataaatatttcaataggtatataaattccttacttctttttatacataagatttatgaatattaagaaatatttattaaattttagaaaaagaattaaatctaTTGCAATTTGCATTAACATTTGatttaacaattatatcaACAAAGCCTTTAACAAAGATAGAAGATCAAAATGCTCATACAGAATTAGATTTTCCAagtatatatccattttatccTACAGTTAgcttggaaaaaataaatatttatggaaACGAAGATTTATATCGtaagtaattattttgttttgttaaatttgtttaaataaagatttatgctttaattacaatatatttataatagctATTGAGACAACATCACCTTGGCCAAATATTCATACCATATTTATAAGTCACAATccagaagaagtaaaaaatctTTCTGAGCTACCAGTAATTGAAGATCAAATACATGCACGTTCtttgataaaatcatttactGCAGCAGCAGCTAATGCACGTCAAAAATATGGACCCGATATTAAACATTTACCAGAACCAATAATTGTGCAATGTATTCAATCAAAcggaaaaaattttcatttttcagtATTTCAACTTAATACtctagatataaataaaatagaaggtATTAGAAATTTCTGGTGGTCTAGTCCAACATTACAGCTATATGAAAAGGCGTGTTATGAGGTGGGTAAACCAATTCTTACAGGTTATAATCCTGAAGTTGTGAAAAAACTATttgcattttataaaaatatatagtttaataaataaattatttttattaaagtagCATTCcacatttttgtattttctatatacatactatatccttaattcatttttaaaaatatatctatatttttatatagtattTAGAAGAGCTTTAAAAAGACTTGTTATTGGGATACTAACTTCAACCTCTTTAGGTTTTACTAAAAGTCGATGATCTTGTGATGGCTTTATTAAATCTCCTGCAGATGGATAAggtttagaataaaaatatatatgttgcagtgtctaaaatataaaataatacaggATAGTAtagttataaattaatgttttaagagaaacaataatataaaaattaatatacttcTTTAGCAGAAAGACGGTTtgatgaattatatataagaatttgtttaattaaatcaatagcTTCTGGTTCAGCATCCTGTATAATGTTTTCCCACGTTGTACCTTTATTATAtggaaatgtaattttattgtaatcaGGTAATGTAATCAATTCTGGCCATGATTCAACAGTAGGAGAtcctaaatattttaatactattGCTAATTGTTCAATATCTGTTTCTCCCTGCAATTTAtctatatgtaaatttatataaatttataaaacagaTCGACTTACTGGAAACAAAGGTGAATTATTAAGCATTTCACCAAAAATACAACCAACAGACCACATATCAATAGCTGATGTATAATATCTTGCTCCATACAATAATTCAGGGGCTCTGTACCATCTTGTAGCAACTTGGTGAGAATATGGTTTAGAAATATCTTGCCACATTAATCTTCCCAATCCAAAATCAGCTATTTTTAAAATACcttcattatttatcaataaattagCAGGTTTTAAATCCTAtagaaaaagtatttcttataaaactaccatatttatttcaaagttatatttaatataaacaatgtaccctgtgtattatattttttccatgTACGTATGCTATACCCTCTAAAagcattttcatatatatttttatttgtggtattgttaatgaaatattattatcttttaatatttcccaTAATCCTGTAGGCATATACTCAAAAACCATTATATAATCTAAACCTAATGGAAAAGTATCTAATAGTTCTATGACCTGTAATAATACAACAATCTacatataatgattttaaataataagtgttaatataaactaaaatataaaaatgaaaatattgtcaTACATAAGGATGTTTTAACTGTTGAAGCGTTTTAACTTCTCGTATAACTGATACAGATATACCTTCTTCTAccttttttaaaagtattctTTTTAATGCAACTTCTTGTTCAGTAGATCTATGATATCCTTTTAAAACCAATCCTTGCGCACCTTCACCAATTTTatccaaaataatatatttctccatagtaaaatcttaaatattgaattttataataatataattttatgaacttattttttattatttattataagaaatttacataaaaaaatttaagttttattttactaaacatttaaaattaatatcgtttgcACATGATATTTGTTGTACACATAAATGATCTCCATAGTTAccatatgattattataagctatactttttaaaatattggaCATGTGCTGTTCAAATATCTACATCTAGATctagatctatatatatgaacatatttaatattattagcaaaataaagaattccgaaaaaaatggaactataagtattatatttgtatgatTGGCTGTACTGTTAGGAATCATAACCTTCAAATAATTTTGGATTAAAGTTTGTTTGAGTTGCAGTATTTGGAAAAGTTATAAAGATTTACGAGATCAAAATAAGTTAGaaacttataataattattgataagtTTAGAAAgtattctatattttacataaGTGTATcagttttgaaatatattttctttaaaatgcCATACGCAAATCAACCATCCGTGCACATATCAGACTTAACAGAAGAAAATGTGAAATTTCAAGTAGAAGATACAGAACTAAGgtatgttaatgtttatttttagtgttcttattatgaattttttatcttgttttttaaatatattttaatgattattttttcattgaattaaaGTGTAGCAAACAGTATGAGAAGAGTATTTATTGCTGAAACACCAACAATGGCTATTGATTGGATACAATTAGAAGCAAACTCAACAGTTTTAAGCGATGAATTTTTGGCACACAGAATAGGAATGATACCTTTAATAAGCGATGATGtgtgtatttaatatatcttggTTTTGTTTGATTTAGAAGTAGCATACTTTgcagaataaataaaatcaatattattattggtttAGGTAGTAGATAGAATACAATATACCAGAGATTGTCAATGTATGGATTTTTGTCCTGAATGTAGCGTTGAATTTACTCTTGATGTAAAGTGTACAGAAGATCAAACAAGGCATGTTACAACTGCTGATTTTAAATCAAGTGATCCTAGAGTACTACCTGTTACATCTAGACATAGAGAAGATGATGCTAGTGAATATGGCGAAACTGAtggttaatatttaatattgttcattttgtaaataacttagagataaaataaaatatttattttgtaacaGAAATTTTGATCGTAAAATTACGGAAGGGacaagaattaaaattaagagCTTATGCAAAGAAAGGATTTGGAAAGGAGCATGCAAAATGGAATCCGACTGCAGGTGTCAGTTTTGAATATGATCCAGACAATTCTATGAGACACACTTTATTTCCAAAACCAGATGAATGGCCAAAATCAGAATATAGTGAATTAGAAGAAGATCAatgtaagtattatatttattcaatacttttttgaatttatatgttctttatatcttttgtttttttagatGAAGCACCTTTCAATTGGGAAGCAAaaccaaataaatattattttaatgtagaAAGCAGTGGAGCATTAAAACcagaaaatattgtaatgatGGGTATTGCTGCCTTAAAAAATAAGTTATCAAATTTACAGACTCAATTGAGTCATGAAGTACAAAGTGATGCTTTAAGTATACaccattaaataatttcattaaatatttactacATTGATCAGTATCagagattattttaaatactattaaaaaacaaatatgtacAGATATatgaagtaataatattaaaaattgacgTACAAACATAATTTGTTAAAAccatgtaaaaattattaataaacatattatataagaaggcaaataatatacatgtgttaattaataattattcctgTATTTACGTCGCATAGTGAATTCAAATCAACAAAAGAATGTTAtagtgactttttttttcaatattggTTAACTGTCAAGTAATACTTTCGTTTGTGCTCCCGCTCAAATCTAGGAAATTTTAGACTTAGTATATTGAAGGTTATCTTACAAGTGACGATTAGGAGCGATTATTGACTCTGCTAACAAATGAGCgaatgtttttgttttatccagtgattgaattatatttgattattttcatttttgtattaaactaaaaatgtttttgtagttcttaaatacataatgtatatCAAACAGGTATAAGAAGaacatttatctttattattgtttaataatatttgtatatcatattttttttggcTAGATGCTATCTttcttaatgaattattttttaattctatctcgctatagattattatatcatacaaatataaatgttaaataaatgaatggcAAAAATgctcttttttatattgctTTTATGATATCTTTATagttgttttaaataaatacttgtCTTGCTGAAAATATCAAGATTTATAtgaaacattatattttatttctatttaattaaatattttttggtcTTAGGTAATTATACAAGGATTTAAATCATATCGTGAACAAACAGTGGTCGAACCTTTTGATCCTAGACATAATGTAGTTGGTATGTATTTTTGatgtttatgaaaataatttattcaagattatttactttatatataattctttttaagttGGAAGAAATGGATCTGGAAAGAGTAACTTTTTCTATGCAATTCAGTTTGTTTTGAGCGATGAATTTTCTCATCTCAGACCTGAACAAAGACAAGCTCTATTGCATGAAGGTACTGGACCTCGTGTAATTTCTGCTCATGtggaaattatatttgataactCTGATGGAAGATTACCGGTATAAGTTATCAAATTATCTTGTATAATAgctattaaaatgtaaattttttttacatacgaTGACTTATTTTTACAACAGATTGATAAAGATGAAGTTTATTTAAGAAGAGTGATTGGATCAAAGAAGGATCAGTATTTTCTTAACAAAAAGATTGTTACAAGGAATGATGTAATGAATCTATTAGAGTCGGCAGGCTTTTCAAGATCAAATCCGTATTACATTGTAAAGCAAGGAAAGgtttgtttcattattatataaatttgtattacaaactgtttatttaaaaaacatctttaaaattaatatatatttgtacatagATAAATCAAATGGCGACAGCTCCAGACTCACAGAGATTAAAGCTATTAAGGGAAGTTGCTGGTACAAGAGTATATGAtgatagaagagaagaatcCAAATCTATattgaaagaaacagaagggAAGcttgaaaaaatagaagatttTTTGCGTACCATaggtaatatatttgtatttaaataataaagttataaaaCTTCATGTaaacttatatgtatatttactttattgcACTTTAGAGGAACGATTAAAGactttagaagaagaaaaagaggaattaAAGGAGTATCAGCGTTGGGATAAACAGCGGCGTTGTTTAGAATATACGATTCATGAACGTGAACTtaaggagaataaaagaaaacttgaAGAACTCGAAGCATCTCGTGCAAATAGTGGTGCTGAACAGGCAAGATTAGGTGCTGAAGCAAAAACTGCACAAGAAATGGTACGAGCAGCAACTAAACGTCTCAAAGAAGCTAAAAAGGAAGTACAAacagcaaaagaagaaagagatacttTAAGGTAAATTCTGATGCAATCTATTtccatatttatgtatgtttaagatgttttttttattaattatcattatgattatatagcgctgaacaacaacaattattaaaagaaaaaacaaaattgacgTTAactattaatgatttattagaaGAAGTTAAAGGTGATAATGATAGTAGAAAAAGGGCACAACAGGAATTAGAAAAACTGAAAGTAAACATAGCAGCTCGTGAAGCAGAATTAGAAGCAATTAAGCCagaagtaattaaataattacttatgatataaatgtaattacttttttatgattattatatgactatattcatttttacagTATGAAGAAATGAAACGCGTTGAAGAAGAATGTACAAGAGAATTACAACTTaaggaacaaaagagaaaggaacttTATGCTAAACAAGGGCGTGGTAATCAATTTACTAGTAGGGTAATAAAAACTGTCAATTGACAAAATTCCAGATATATAGATttgtatgaattaatttataaataatttattgtactatttgttatatattatttgttataggatgaaagagataaatggATACAAAATGAGCTTAAGCAATTGgccaaacaaataaaagataaagaagaacatCAGAAAAAGATTAGTgaggatttaaaaaaagatgcagaaaaacaaattgctttagaaaagaaaatagaagaacatACACGTGAAATGGACAGACAACGTGCATCAATAGATGatcataataaacaatattatgaaTTAACAAAAGCCAAAGATCAATGTCAAGCAACAAGAAAAGAACAGTTTGTGCATTCTACCATTAGTTTTATCTACTAATATGAACGAATAATATGAATCTGTAATGTTACAGGTATCGTCAAGAAAGTGTATTGCAACTGAATTTGTCAGGATTGAAAGAAGATTTAGCAAAAGCAGATCAAAGTTTACGTTCTATGGCTGGAAAACCTATTCTTAATGGTAGAGATAGTGTACGAAAAGTACTTGACACGTTCCGGTAAGTTGTtactttgttatatattttttttttattatattaattatctatgtTTGATAatctgaaaatataaaaagtatattaattttaacaatatgtatatcttaCAGTGGACGTAACGATATGGCCCATGAGGTAAGTAGTTACTATGGGCCAGTGATAGAAAACTTTAATTGCGACAAAAGTGTTTATATGGCTGTAGAGGTAACAGCTGGAAATCGATTGTTTCATCACATCGTGGAAACAGATAAGTTTGGCACTAAAAttctaaaagaaatgaataatcaACGTCTTCCAGGAGAAGTTACATTTATGCCTTTAAACCGTCTTCATACTAAGAATATAGATTATCCTAATACTTCGGATGCTATACCAATGATATCTCGTTTAAATTATGATCCTAAATATGATAAGGCATTGAGGTAATGGCACaggaattttttataatttttctgtaaaattcaacaaatattttatataacttaatcttaatttttcttttttttttttcttttttattaatgcagGTACATTTTTGGAAAAACATTAATTTGTCGTAATTTAGAAGCAGCAACAAATCTCGCTCGAACATCTGGCTTGGATTGCGTAACACTCGAAGGTGATCAAGTATCATCAAAAGGCTCTTTAACTGGTggatattttaatactttaagATCACGACTTGAAATACAAAAAACTCGATCAGAATTAATGGCACAGATCTCTACTCTTGAAAGTCAATTATCAActcttaaagaagaaataagaaaggcTGATCAAAATATTAGTTCTTACGTTAGCGAAATGCAACGTACAGAGACGAAAAATAGTAAAGCCAAGTTAGttgttaaatgattttaatcaaTGCAAAGTTCATtcgtgttattaaaaaaatgaattattattttagagacatatatgataaaatgaagGCAGAAATACGTATAATGAAAGAGGAATTGAGTGCCATCGAGAGATATAGAACACCTAAAGAGAAAAGTCTTGCACAATGTACTTCAAATTTGGAAGCAATGAGAGCAACTAAAGAGGGTTTAGAGAGTGAATTACATCAAGAATTAATGGCACAATTATCCGTGGCCGATCAACATCAGGtatagattattaatataaaataaatattaaacaatcgacttgtttatatttcgatttcatttatatagGTCGATACCTTAAATGATGATATAAGACGactaacgaaagaaaataaagaagcatttgcaaaaagaatgagattagaagcagagaaaaataaattagaaaatcttCTAACAAATAATTTAGTTAGAAGAAAGGATGAATTAGTTCAAGCATTGCAAGAAATATCCGTAGAAGATCGACAACGTCAGCTTGACTCATCGAAAGCTCAACTAGCAGATATTGAGAAAAGGCTAGTAAAAGTTAATGCAGATTTTAAAGCTCAAAATGAGAAAGTAACTAATGCCATGAAAAaggtaaatatgtatttaaatacaaatactATTTCCAATAGAATAATCTAAAAAtgacaattttcatttatttatctttttatttaattcaagtataaaatgtaaataacaatatgatatatttttagcAAAAAGCAGAATCTGCTGAAGTTGAAAAatggaaagtaaaagaaaaagaggcacaggaaaaaatagaagctGATGCTaaagatttagaaaaattggcaagtaaattaaatattttacaacagAAAATAGTGGAGTGTACACAAAAGATTACAGAATTAGGTGCATTACCTAGTCATGAGGCATATACTAAATTTAGTGTTATGTCCACAAAACAATTATTcagagaaatggagaaagcaaataatcatttaaagaaatataggtATGGCTTTATATCGTAGGATTTAAAAGCAATTAAGATATTTAACTTATGATTTATGAGAGTTTTTTGCAGTCATGTCAACAAAAAGGCCTTAGATCAATTCATGTCATTTAgcgatcaaaaagaaaaattagtgaaacgaaaggaagaactAGATCGTGgcgatgaaaaaattaaagagttGATGTCAGTTCTGGAACAACGCAAATGCGAAGCTATTCAATTTACTTTTAAACAAGTATAGTATATAACAGTTTTcctaagaataaaaaattttttataatgtaattaaattatatacatgtaagtaTTTTGTCTTGTTTAGGTAAGTAAATATTTCAGtgaagtatttaaaaaacttGTACCATCAGGTCACGCTCAGTTAGTTATGAAAACTGCAGATGGTGATGAAGGAGATGACGGTACAACAGAAGCTGCAGATTCTGATCGTTTTATTGGTGTTGGTAAGATGacattaacaatttattcttAAAGTAAATCCAAAATGAATAAGAtccatgaaaattattattactattattattattttataggaaTACGAGTCTCTTTTACTGGTCATAGAGCTGAAATGCGAGAAATGAATCAATTATCTGGTGGTCAGAAATCGCTAGTAGCATTAGCTTTAATTTTTGCCATTCAAAAGTGTGATCCTGcaccattttatttatttgatgaaATAGATCAAGCTTTAGATGCACAACATAGAAAAGCAGTTGCTGATATGATTCATGAACTTAGTTCGGATGCACAATTTATTACAACAACTTTCAGGTAgcatcatgtatatatatataatataaaattaaaaagatttgtatatttagtataaaagaaattttgtatatatgtaatcatATTACAGGCCAGAATTATTGCAACAtgcgaataaattttatggagtaaaatttagaaataaagtATCGCATGTTGAATGTGTATCACGAGAAGAAGCAGCAGACTTTGTTGAAGATGATACAACGCACGGTTAAGATAACatgatcttattttatttatatgtaagcATGTAATTGCAAGCATACtttgaataattcaaaaagaattgtcatttctatacaattttttcGAACTAAAGTATGAAACTTTAACCATAAATCGAaactttcaataataattcttgATACACTGTTTcattgtataaatttaaatattttcgacatgtttacagaaaatataatatcatattgaacaaatataatgtaatataatttctagaAATTGTTGTATTAAGAATCATAACATTTGCAAAAATGTCTTAAAGAATTATCTGTtgtgtttatattttactttttataaacacaaagttttaacaaatatttttatttttttctaatgtatcgcacatatataaatgaaattaatgatataaattgtttgaagtgtatgtttaaaataaaaatcatatacttttatataatcataatctACTTTTCTTTGCGCTGACGTGTTATACTATCATGCATGTCTGTTACAACAGCTTCTATTAATTCTGGTATTACTACACCATTCACATCAATGAAATTTGCAACGGATTTTGTTACTGTAGTTTCATTAGTAATCCCTGAGGAAGGACTTCTAACAGACAATACGAGACTATATTTATCGTCATACTTTTTCATATATGAACTTGCTTCCCATATGAGATCAGGATTGAAACCCGCAGGATCCCTGtaacgtaaaataattaaataaattgtacagagatcttaatattttgaaatttaccTTTGAATAGCAACAacaaatattcctttttctttataagtCGTATAAAGAGTTAAAAGTCCcatcaaaacaaaatataatgatacgCAAACTATCAAAACAGGTTTAGATGCTGGGAATGGATATAAGTAGTCAAAAAGCAATGcgattatagctattatcacTGCGATTCCACAGAGTGCCAGTCTTCCATCAAGAAGAGCAAAGTTttctatgtaattatatttttttgtaagaaCATCCTTTACTGCATCATCTAATGCATTCTTTACAGCAGATCCATCCCATTTATTGATTTTGATTCCCTAAAAAGTATTCGTCCAATAAATCtaagatatataattgttaagtattatatacgtaataatatacGTTTTGAATTCATTAACTAAATCTAAGAAGTCTCGTTAAGCATACGGAATtagtagaaaaaataattcttgtgATATTACCTacaattcttattaaaatacagtactttaatatttcaagataACTTACAGTATTTTCAACACCAcccattttaattaatagtaaGAGAACGTTTGCATTTAAGAATATCTTGCAAAATGATCGAACCGTCTTATGTTTGCAAGGCGGTAATGGTTATAGGTTAAGAAATATGGTTACAGTATGTTATAGATAGCGCTTCGATGTGTACACGTCAATTTTTGAAATAGATGCTACTATCTTTCACTTGTAGTATATATGACTTCAGCGACAGATATGgataaaatatgaactacaaaatgcgaattaaaaaaaaaccaaaaagaaatttacctTTTTACAAagcattttttaattgttcagtagtataattgttataaacttGAACTGTGAATTCAAGTGATTCGAGTGTATCTTTGAGATTTTTACaatctttatttgttatacTTTATTCTAGGTGatctatagaaaaaatttcgtGATTAAATATAACTGCTATGCCACGTTTTGGATGGTCCATTTTATTGCATAATATGTAACATATCTTTTAACTTGAATATTGTTCTTTTTGCAAGGGTAGGCATGatatttttcacatttaataaaacaattatttgattttatcataaaagtaaaagactTCATTTgatgttttaacatgaaatctatacttacatataaaataaatttacgttttatttcttaaattggacgttttataaaaagtatatattttaaatgcatATTTTAAGACAATTATatggttttaattattataaattattattatttaattattaatattagtagaatatcctttcttttttttgttactaaAAATCACCATCATCACTTTTATCGCAGATTTCAGAGGGCGCCCTAtaagaaatgtattttttacaaaaaatattgaaaatagcGTTTACTCCCACAGTGAATCCAGGTgtaattcttaattaattttgatgaataaagtatcattttaaagatgaaggTATAAATGAGGAGATagctttttcgaatttttgaaaaatttttattttcatttataaattactcTCAAAAGAACAGTATTTTTTTACATGAtctttttcatagaaaataaaacttattcaGAAATTCTAAAAAGGCATTTCCTCGTTTAAACGAggatataaacgattatacAAACAGAAGTGATGAAAAGTCTTAAAGGTTAACATACATTACACGATTTGAGCAAAAAGGGATAATATTCGCATATGATTGGTACTTTCCTTCTATTCGTCTCGTAAAGGACATATTGTAAGTAATAGAATGTTGGTTATAATACAAATGGAAATAACtgatgtatttaataattatataaataatttgatattggTACAAGGatgagaatataattaaaatttttatattattttcatgaatatttttatttttaatttatttttttctttgtattttatatttattgcgTAAATAATGGAATCTTGATATTGAATAGCGTATTATTCAGTTATTAAATTTCGAATATGGTGTATTGTTTAGTTCAATTATAgatagattaaattaaaagtaaagttTTAGATTTTCGTTATCAAACATTTATATAGAAGTTAGGTTAtcgtatttttgtttgttcaattttgtaaattttttgaattatatcTATTCTTTATCAACAATTTTACGCgggaaatgtttaaaaatgtacaaaattagtttcttattttttgatttatatttctgtataaatcaatttaatattttagagCGTTAGGTGACAAGAGAAGTACACTACATTACCAGTATAGAATTTACATAGCGATAATATTCATACATTATACCATAACTCAAGTAAggtataaattttgtttataattcgtaaatatgtaattgaaatttataatgattgtATTTGGAAAATATAGGAACATAAATATAGAATGATTTCGATATAAAcatatgcttatatatatgatatacagtaaataattatattaataataatgtgtgATATTTATATGGTAACTTTTACTAAGACGATAActacaatgaaaaaaatgacttCTTATCCAGTATTATGGCACTAAAATTGTAGATAGTGGAAGACGGTGATTTACGCAGCACTATTTTTTTGAAAgcatacaaatattaaaaaagtatttgtgcagatatttaaaaatttaagttTCATATTTTCCACTAATCTATTATGCATTTCGAATATAGTATAAATGGCGATACCAACAAAGTTCGAAACAGtggtattaaatattatgagTTTGTAATTTCtatttggaaaaaataaaaatattctaaatgtcatttaaaataaacttttcaGAGTTCATCAGTAAAGCGTTCAATGTCTTGTAACTGGTCTCCATAATCAGTTGCTTCACTACCTACAAATGTATCAT
This Vespa velutina chromosome 10, iVesVel2.1, whole genome shotgun sequence DNA region includes the following protein-coding sequences:
- the LOC124952650 gene encoding structural maintenance of chromosomes protein 3 isoform X1, whose amino-acid sequence is MYIKQVIIQGFKSYREQTVVEPFDPRHNVVVGRNGSGKSNFFYAIQFVLSDEFSHLRPEQRQALLHEGTGPRVISAHVEIIFDNSDGRLPIDKDEVYLRRVIGSKKDQYFLNKKIVTRNDVMNLLESAGFSRSNPYYIVKQGKINQMATAPDSQRLKLLREVAGTRVYDDRREESKSILKETEGKLEKIEDFLRTIEERLKTLEEEKEELKEYQRWDKQRRCLEYTIHERELKENKRKLEELEASRANSGAEQARLGAEAKTAQEMVRAATKRLKEAKKEVQTAKEERDTLSAEQQQLLKEKTKLTLTINDLLEEVKGDNDSRKRAQQELEKLKVNIAAREAELEAIKPEYEEMKRVEEECTRELQLKEQKRKELYAKQGRGNQFTSRDERDKWIQNELKQLAKQIKDKEEHQKKISEDLKKDAEKQIALEKKIEEHTREMDRQRASIDDHNKQYYELTKAKDQCQATRKEQYRQESVLQLNLSGLKEDLAKADQSLRSMAGKPILNGRDSVRKVLDTFRGRNDMAHEVSSYYGPVIENFNCDKSVYMAVEVTAGNRLFHHIVETDKFGTKILKEMNNQRLPGEVTFMPLNRLHTKNIDYPNTSDAIPMISRLNYDPKYDKALRYIFGKTLICRNLEAATNLARTSGLDCVTLEGDQVSSKGSLTGGYFNTLRSRLEIQKTRSELMAQISTLESQLSTLKEEIRKADQNISSYVSEMQRTETKNSKAKDIYDKMKAEIRIMKEELSAIERYRTPKEKSLAQCTSNLEAMRATKEGLESELHQELMAQLSVADQHQVDTLNDDIRRLTKENKEAFAKRMRLEAEKNKLENLLTNNLVRRKDELVQALQEISVEDRQRQLDSSKAQLADIEKRLVKVNADFKAQNEKVTNAMKKQKAESAEVEKWKVKEKEAQEKIEADAKDLEKLASKLNILQQKIVECTQKITELGALPSHEAYTKFSVMSTKQLFREMEKANNHLKKYSHVNKKALDQFMSFSDQKEKLVKRKEELDRGDEKIKELMSVLEQRKCEAIQFTFKQVSKYFSEVFKKLVPSGHAQLVMKTADGDEGDDGTTEAADSDRFIGVGIRVSFTGHRAEMREMNQLSGGQKSLVALALIFAIQKCDPAPFYLFDEIDQALDAQHRKAVADMIHELSSDAQFITTTFRPELLQHANKFYGVKFRNKVSHVECVSREEAADFVEDDTTHG
- the LOC124952650 gene encoding structural maintenance of chromosomes protein 3 isoform X2, whose translation is MNLLESAGFSRSNPYYIVKQGKINQMATAPDSQRLKLLREVAGTRVYDDRREESKSILKETEGKLEKIEDFLRTIEERLKTLEEEKEELKEYQRWDKQRRCLEYTIHERELKENKRKLEELEASRANSGAEQARLGAEAKTAQEMVRAATKRLKEAKKEVQTAKEERDTLSAEQQQLLKEKTKLTLTINDLLEEVKGDNDSRKRAQQELEKLKVNIAAREAELEAIKPEYEEMKRVEEECTRELQLKEQKRKELYAKQGRGNQFTSRDERDKWIQNELKQLAKQIKDKEEHQKKISEDLKKDAEKQIALEKKIEEHTREMDRQRASIDDHNKQYYELTKAKDQCQATRKEQYRQESVLQLNLSGLKEDLAKADQSLRSMAGKPILNGRDSVRKVLDTFRGRNDMAHEVSSYYGPVIENFNCDKSVYMAVEVTAGNRLFHHIVETDKFGTKILKEMNNQRLPGEVTFMPLNRLHTKNIDYPNTSDAIPMISRLNYDPKYDKALRYIFGKTLICRNLEAATNLARTSGLDCVTLEGDQVSSKGSLTGGYFNTLRSRLEIQKTRSELMAQISTLESQLSTLKEEIRKADQNISSYVSEMQRTETKNSKAKDIYDKMKAEIRIMKEELSAIERYRTPKEKSLAQCTSNLEAMRATKEGLESELHQELMAQLSVADQHQVDTLNDDIRRLTKENKEAFAKRMRLEAEKNKLENLLTNNLVRRKDELVQALQEISVEDRQRQLDSSKAQLADIEKRLVKVNADFKAQNEKVTNAMKKQKAESAEVEKWKVKEKEAQEKIEADAKDLEKLASKLNILQQKIVECTQKITELGALPSHEAYTKFSVMSTKQLFREMEKANNHLKKYSHVNKKALDQFMSFSDQKEKLVKRKEELDRGDEKIKELMSVLEQRKCEAIQFTFKQVSKYFSEVFKKLVPSGHAQLVMKTADGDEGDDGTTEAADSDRFIGVGIRVSFTGHRAEMREMNQLSGGQKSLVALALIFAIQKCDPAPFYLFDEIDQALDAQHRKAVADMIHELSSDAQFITTTFRPELLQHANKFYGVKFRNKVSHVECVSREEAADFVEDDTTHG